The Gigantopelta aegis isolate Gae_Host chromosome 9, Gae_host_genome, whole genome shotgun sequence genomic sequence ctAGTCTGCTTTAGATTTGTTCTAGTTTAGAGGTTTTGCGCCTTGtacaatgattttaaatatgtcATTAAGCAATATATCTTTATAAACGATTAGAACGAACTTCATTCTATCATGTCAGTattggaagtggcagtcctcctataagAGGCGCAGGAAGGATACTCTCCTCATTTTTTAACCTGATGAAGGATCCTGTACCTCAGTGTGGGCACTGTCAGCTAGCGTACTCtaacggtacgccacatttttttgccataggcgtacgggttcccatttgtgtagggggggggggggggcaggctgatttttgcccgaatctggattagcCTACGTTTATTCATTAGCatcactgccaaacagctaaatagattgcaaacgaatcgccacgcatgtttacatggattacaacaaatattattagtagaataatgaaaatacatggcgaaaagtgttcaggccacATAATTTTTTTCCCGAActtctctattgtttttgcccaaattttataattttctcCAGGGCCGTCTCATAGGCTTATGCTTTTGGTGGCGTGCAAATCATCGCAGCAAATGAGAAAACtatatttaccaaattaattgtATCAAGTATTTATCTGTATAGATGTatcttcttttgttgttcataaTCATAAGTGTAtggactcccatttttgtagaggggaagactggtttttgcccaaatctggataacatttattcacatcagcattactaccaaacagctaacGAGTCACTATGCagttgtacatggattacaactaattttgagggtagaatgatagaaatacatggtaacaaggtaattttgcccgaatgtctcTTGAATTTTAGGTTTTGCTCCAGTACTAGAGGGGCAGTTACCCATGCAGAGATACCAAGTACCGTTTTTAAAGATCACACATCTTTTCAAGTCTGTTGGGACTTGTAGCTGTTCCACACTATGGGTGAAAATGAGTTTTAATGTTAAACTCTTTTCTACAACCACCAAAAGAATAcaatagccccccccccccccccccccccaccatctgTATTTCAAGCATTATCCCAATACTGATGTCTATTACAAGACGCGTATGAATTGGGTAAAGCGTGTGTTAGGTCTAaacatggtaaaaaaaatttggCCTACTCttcaaataaagataaaatttgtAGTTAGTCAAATTAAAGAAAGCAATATccattaaaatacaaatgttgAAGTAATGTTGTTCAAATGATTTCTTTAAAAGTGACATTGAAATTAATCTCGCTTTAACAATAGCAGTGATGAAAATGGCTTACTAACAAAAAGCACAAATTTTAACATTGGTGATCAGTTACTGAGATTGgccctagggttagggttacacAATGGTCTAAAATAGCAACCTCCATTTAGAATGTATAAATATTATCATCTGAAACTGTATTGATGCAGAATATTTAAAACTTTGGACAAACAGTGGGAAACcagaaatactattttaattagaAATCGGAAATTCTGGATAAATCTAGAAAGTTTTGATCTGTGATAATAGGCACTAGCGCTGGAAGCCATGCCCACAATTCACAACCCACCCCCAACCTTTGATATTTGCTTGTCTCCCCATATCACCACTCAGTCATACAATCTTGGGTACCCTAATTGGCAATATTAAATAATAGGATGCAAATCCATTAGGTGGCATGTATCTGATAATAAATTTGCAAAATTTGTTTAGAgttgatatatttaatgaaCCTTTAGTGTTGCAATATTCCACGGAATTTTGCTACACATTTTCCGACAAAATTTGCCAACAATATAATTTGGCCAGTTTACTTCATGATTGTATGAATCGGTTCTACTGATTCACATCAAGTCTTTATACAATAATTCACTAACATCCAGTACGTAGAGGTCACTGCTAATACcacaatatttcattataacaataaaaacactaCCACAGATGTGGTCTATTTTATATGGTGTATACCTTTATTAAACaggtgtacatatacatgtacataacaaaTTCATTTACACGTCCTTGAACATTGCATGttcaaagaaatgtttaaaGCTAGTGTTCTAATTTCtaacagaaaatatattaacataaatattcACACACTATATTTTCAAACAACTGTATCAGCTATATAGCTTCCATGTTATACAGGAAGCCAAGTAAACACTGcaagaatatttaaaaaaatagttagTTCTAATCAAACGAAgacttataatatatttaaaaaaaatttccatGTAATTACCATTCCATGATTTACgtaccccccccaccccatattGCAGAAATAACAATAGGTTTTGTTTACTTTCAGCTATTAAAACATCTTAGTCTGTCAAAGtcagaaaatgtaaaaaaaaaaaaacattgatgaAAAATCGCCAAGCACTATTTAGTCCACTAACAGTTcacatataaaattttaaaattggcaGTAAAAACCACCCACCAATGAGTTTATTAAGTAGATTGTGACAGCTATGATAAGTTCTACAAAGACCTAAGCTAACAGTTGCTATGAATCACTGGGACTACCACTCTTGTTCAAACACTGCTGTTGAAGATTACTCCAGTTGAGCACTGAAAAATCTACAGGAAGACCGTCGCCATCATCCATGAAGTTTGCGTCAATTGGGAAATCGGCTAAGAGATTCGACAAACTGTGTTTGTTATCGCTGTCATTCTGGCCTTTCAAACCTCTGTCAGGGGATATTTGCACAATGCCGTATTCTGAAAAGGAACTGTTACCAGTCTTAAGTGTGTCACAGTTTATCGGAGAACCAAACAACTTTATAGTTCTTGTTGCTTCCTCGTGAAGATTGTCCAGAAAGCTGCCATCGAAAAGATTACACTTTAAAGGCGTTAGTCCACGTATTGGCGAGGGAAGCTGGTCAGGTGAAAATGAAACATTCCTTAGAGGAGTGGAAGTAATGCGTGGTTCACCGTTAGTATTATCGGAATCAAACAATAACCGCAGAGGAGTCGGAAGTCCActgaaaattttattttcagattctGAATCGGAACTATCCGCCAACAATTCCTTTTCCTCCAAAACTTTGGGTAGTTGTTTTTTAACGCGACTTCTCGTTTTTTTCTTTGGACGAGTGATATACATTTTTGGCTTGGGCAAACCAGCATTAGTCTTTTGTCGCTTTGATTTTTGTTCGACTTCTTCACTACGAAACTCTGATAATGGATCATTCATCTGTTCACAACTATGCCTATGAGGGGACGAAGACTGAAAGAATGGAGCCTGGCTTTCACAAGTCGACTTGTTGGCCTGTGACCAGGCCTGTCTGATGACGTTTCTGCCATCATGTTCCGTTTGCTCTTCCTCTTTCACTCTCTGCACCGAACTGAGCTGTATTTTGCTGTAGTTTGTAGTGCTCGTCTCGACCGAACACTCCCTTGGAGTCACTGTTATCATTGTCATATTTTGAGACTGTTGTGTGTAGACAGAATTCAGTTGTTGTTGAGATAGGAATGAGGTGCCTTGACTGTGACAGGATGAATGGACGGAGTTCACTGAAGATGCTAGAGTGATGGCTTGAGTATGATAAGAGTCTGTGTGGACAGATGGGATGACGGGAACCAGGTTGGACAGGACCTGTTGCTGTGGCAGTGAGTTAGGTACGTGTACAATGATTGGGTTGTTCTGCATGGTCTGTAGAGGGACGCTCTGTATGGGCACCAGGGCATAAGCTTGCATTGGAGAAGGTCGAGGGAGAATAGGCATCGGtcctataaaacaaaattatggtaCATTTAAAAACCTTAATTTTGGGATACATCTTTGTAACATACTttaatatttttccattaatcaCAGAagtcatatatattttgtattcacCGTCTTAAGCAGCACACTAAACATATTTTGATTTATGGCTATATGGTGTCTGGCATATGGTTAACAACCATGCACATGagtgtttaaagtttgttttgtttaacaccaccactaacTATTAgctgttggatgtaaaacatccaggccctaatctagctGGCGAAAAAGAACAATACACAGTGACCAGTTAAGCATTGGTTAGTtcttaaacattatatataatatatatacctgttcttctttttcttgaaTTACATGAATCAAGTTGAAAAGACTGTAAAGAACCATTAGCCTGCTGAAGAAATGGCGAGTTCACAAACAGTGGAATCATGCCTGGAACATCATTTGCAGTCATCGATTGGGGAACATAAACATCTGAAATTAACAGCAAACTTTAAATTTCTAAGCTTTATGACTCTAGTGACACAGAAAAATAAGATTACCTGATATGTTGATAACAATCCTGCCCCATCTTTCAAATAGCTAATATGTGGTAGCAGTTCcatagttattttaatacaagaaaaaacaaatcttaaTAACTGTATTTTTGTTACCATTAAACTATTTCCCACtcaaattttaaactgtatagaAACAGAAAACAAGACACACAAACAGTTTCTAACCTTGTAACAGATATACATagcatacattttgttttgatagCATACATTGTGCTTAAAATATGtacctatagtccttcccacaggaaatgctttttttcatactatggaatttactcaAAGTGATTTATTTCTAAGcccattgttttctaaattgcaaacaaaatagtattttttagttatttccaaaacacttttacttttcttctaaaattatttacaaaatacatttttgcatGAGGATTGAACgatctacatgtataaatgAAATGGTTAATCCAAGCATGCAGACTTAAGATTTTATGAACTTATGCAGGCCTCTccatttggaaatagcagaaGAGAATCTATGCTCTCCTGATAATAATTCCAGgtgaaaaatgttaaaataaggACATTAGtttcacaaataaaaaaccccaacaactacAGTATCAACACACACTATTTAGCAAAATGATGGAAGGCGAGTGCTTCTGCACTTGCCACATTCAAACTTTAGGCAAGTATAAGTGAATGCACTTAACTGCTCGCTTTTCATGGAGGGGCCTTATAAAGGTTTTgtgttttactgaaaatgaGTAAATGAGGCAATGTTAGAACAACCTGTAGATTTACTTGAAACTGCTGTGTGTTCGTTTTCAGCTTCATCTAGCTGCAGAGTCCAGTGCGCaccatgtttctttttttcggCCTGGTCTCTCACAAAGCATTGGTAGAAGGAAAGGTTGTGTCGGATCGAATTctgtaattatttaat encodes the following:
- the LOC121381045 gene encoding forkhead box protein M1-like isoform X1, coding for MSKNNGRLAVNLKSAKCPLNAGQQTRNQHHQPTYIIIYKQKENSDNVNTDSTKNEDTTHDVVRKNLTDIDVDNYDSSFSAAKIFLDDEENSLQCKTAANCHESLKCLDSNFIKKKLFQSRFSPATSACSSLTSVHSNITSVVTPGSSKDEQDSGVFCTPTSGENLKNHAAVRKIVLISPDIQTPLRVQSLASQTLQACTSSPQFSPGFSVPRFPLATSTPVTAADGHCHDIADTPDSGASLTTSFSCSTPGTPFGTSVVNLSTASASSVSSGLGHLQVSEKLSDNRENDGKVSQTDLEAVNTHGSMNEEQDDICLDTSLANIHWLKGYSLPKKKPAAKPATSQGVGIPWMSSNPPTRIQSDLGEIKRTEQESEQCQRPPYSYMTLIQMALHSRDDKKMTLKEICSWVETTFPFYKYTAKPGWKNSIRHNLSFYQCFVRDQAEKKKHGAHWTLQLDEAENEHTAVSSKSTDVYVPQSMTANDVPGMIPLFVNSPFLQQANGSLQSFQLDSCNSRKRRTGPMPILPRPSPMQAYALVPIQSVPLQTMQNNPIIVHVPNSLPQQQVLSNLVPVIPSVHTDSYHTQAITLASSVNSVHSSCHSQGTSFLSQQQLNSVYTQQSQNMTMITVTPRECSVETSTTNYSKIQLSSVQRVKEEEQTEHDGRNVIRQAWSQANKSTCESQAPFFQSSSPHRHSCEQMNDPLSEFRSEEVEQKSKRQKTNAGLPKPKMYITRPKKKTRSRVKKQLPKVLEEKELLADSSDSESENKIFSGLPTPLRLLFDSDNTNGEPRITSTPLRNVSFSPDQLPSPIRGLTPLKCNLFDGSFLDNLHEEATRTIKLFGSPINCDTLKTGNSSFSEYGIVQISPDRGLKGQNDSDNKHSLSNLLADFPIDANFMDDGDGLPVDFSVLNWSNLQQQCLNKSGSPSDS
- the LOC121381045 gene encoding forkhead box protein M1-like isoform X2, which codes for MSKNNGRLAVNLKSAKCPLNAGQQTRNQHHQPTYIIIYKQKENSDNVNTDSTKNEDTTHDVVRKNLTDIDVDNYDSSFSAAKIFLDDEENSLQCKTAANCHESLKCLDSNFIKKKLFQSRFSPATSACSSLTSVHSNITSVVTPGSSKDEQDSGVFCTPTSGENLKNHAAVRKIVLISPDIQTPLRVQSLASQTLQACTSSPQFSPGFSVPRFPLATSTPVTAADGHCHDIADTPDSGASLTTSFSCSTPGTPFGTSVVNLSTASASSVSSGLGHLQVSEKLSDNRENDGKVSQTDLEAVNTHGSMNEEQDDICLDTSLANIHWLKGYSLPKKKPAAKPATSQGVGIPWMSSNPPTRIQSDLGEIKRTEQESEQCQRPPYSYMTLIQMALHSRDDKKMTLKEICSWVETTFPFYKYTAKPGWKNSIRHNLSFYQCFVRDQAEKKKHGAHWTLQLDEAENEHTAVSNVYVPQSMTANDVPGMIPLFVNSPFLQQANGSLQSFQLDSCNSRKRRTGPMPILPRPSPMQAYALVPIQSVPLQTMQNNPIIVHVPNSLPQQQVLSNLVPVIPSVHTDSYHTQAITLASSVNSVHSSCHSQGTSFLSQQQLNSVYTQQSQNMTMITVTPRECSVETSTTNYSKIQLSSVQRVKEEEQTEHDGRNVIRQAWSQANKSTCESQAPFFQSSSPHRHSCEQMNDPLSEFRSEEVEQKSKRQKTNAGLPKPKMYITRPKKKTRSRVKKQLPKVLEEKELLADSSDSESENKIFSGLPTPLRLLFDSDNTNGEPRITSTPLRNVSFSPDQLPSPIRGLTPLKCNLFDGSFLDNLHEEATRTIKLFGSPINCDTLKTGNSSFSEYGIVQISPDRGLKGQNDSDNKHSLSNLLADFPIDANFMDDGDGLPVDFSVLNWSNLQQQCLNKSGSPSDS